A DNA window from Aminipila luticellarii contains the following coding sequences:
- the ligA gene encoding NAD-dependent DNA ligase LigA, which translates to MESPVESSMDSKVEEMKEKIARLNKAAKAYYQESREIMPNIEYDRLYDELEALEAETGVTLASSPTVNVGYEVLSDLPKEAHASRMLSLDKTKEVDTLGTFLGDKTGVLSWKLDGLTIVLTYEAGKMAKAVTRGNGEIGEVITNNAKVFANIPVSIPFKGKLVLRGEAIISYSEFEKINAQISDAGAKYKNPRNLCSGSVRQLNNQITRERNVQFFAFSLVQAEDAPGNPISDKLSEKAPWTNSRKEQFDWLKLQGFDVVQHRLTTAETIHQDVEWFASHIGNNDFPSDGLVLLIDDIQYGESLGNTAKFPRNSLAFKWRDELKETTLQKIEWSASRTGLINPVAIFDPVELEGTTVSRASVHNISIMRQLELGKGDTIEVYKANMIIPQIAENLTRSGIDDLPETCPVCGEPTSVKNDNGVEVLFCTNAECLAKQIKSFTHFVSRDAMNIEGLSEATIEKLIAKGLIKELADVFHVEQFKSEIVEMEGFGEKSFNNLVSSVKKASVTTPVRLLYSLGIPNIGVANAKNICRCCGHDWERLQKLSIEELMEMDGIGGIMAEAYVKFFADEKKQKIIQDILKEITFEDVPLHAEEEQVLSGMVFVITGTLNHFENRDALKAWIESKGGKVTGSVTSKTSYLINNDALSGSSKNKKAKELGIEIITEEEFMEKYEVKGNA; encoded by the coding sequence ATGGAAAGTCCGGTTGAAAGCAGTATGGATTCAAAAGTAGAGGAGATGAAAGAAAAAATTGCACGCCTAAATAAGGCGGCGAAGGCTTACTATCAGGAGAGCCGGGAAATCATGCCGAATATAGAGTATGACAGGCTGTATGATGAGCTGGAGGCACTGGAAGCCGAGACTGGCGTGACCTTAGCGAGCAGTCCTACGGTGAATGTAGGGTATGAGGTATTGAGTGATCTGCCCAAGGAAGCCCATGCTTCCAGAATGCTGTCTCTCGACAAGACGAAAGAGGTGGATACCTTAGGCACTTTTTTGGGTGATAAGACGGGCGTGCTTTCGTGGAAGCTGGATGGGCTGACTATCGTGCTCACCTATGAAGCCGGGAAAATGGCAAAAGCCGTTACCAGAGGAAACGGAGAAATCGGAGAGGTCATAACAAACAATGCCAAAGTGTTTGCCAATATACCCGTCAGCATACCGTTTAAAGGAAAGCTGGTTCTCCGAGGGGAAGCGATCATCTCCTATTCGGAGTTTGAAAAAATCAATGCACAGATCAGTGACGCGGGCGCGAAATATAAAAACCCCAGAAATCTATGCAGCGGCAGTGTCAGACAATTAAATAACCAGATTACAAGGGAAAGGAATGTACAGTTTTTTGCTTTCTCATTGGTTCAGGCAGAGGATGCTCCGGGAAATCCCATTTCAGACAAGCTGTCTGAGAAAGCTCCATGGACAAATTCCAGAAAAGAGCAGTTCGACTGGTTGAAGCTTCAAGGGTTTGATGTGGTACAGCACAGGCTGACTACGGCAGAGACGATCCATCAGGATGTGGAATGGTTTGCGTCGCATATTGGAAACAACGATTTCCCATCGGATGGATTAGTATTGTTAATAGACGATATACAATATGGCGAAAGCCTTGGAAATACAGCAAAATTTCCAAGAAATTCGCTGGCATTTAAATGGCGTGACGAACTGAAAGAGACCACCTTGCAGAAGATTGAATGGAGTGCTTCCAGAACCGGTCTCATCAATCCGGTAGCGATCTTTGATCCGGTGGAGCTGGAGGGAACCACCGTCAGTCGTGCCAGTGTGCACAATATCAGTATCATGCGCCAGCTGGAGCTTGGGAAAGGGGATACCATAGAGGTTTATAAAGCCAATATGATCATTCCGCAGATTGCGGAAAACCTGACTCGAAGCGGCATTGACGACCTTCCGGAAACATGCCCTGTGTGCGGAGAGCCTACCTCCGTAAAGAACGACAATGGAGTAGAGGTTCTTTTTTGCACGAATGCAGAATGTCTGGCGAAACAGATTAAATCGTTCACGCACTTTGTCAGCCGTGACGCGATGAATATAGAGGGTCTTTCAGAGGCGACTATTGAGAAACTAATTGCAAAAGGATTGATCAAGGAACTGGCCGATGTATTTCATGTGGAGCAATTCAAATCTGAAATTGTTGAGATGGAAGGCTTTGGTGAAAAATCTTTTAACAACCTAGTCTCTTCTGTTAAAAAGGCCAGTGTGACAACGCCTGTACGGCTTCTTTACAGCTTGGGAATTCCAAACATCGGCGTGGCAAATGCGAAGAATATCTGTCGGTGCTGCGGGCATGACTGGGAAAGACTTCAGAAGCTGTCCATAGAAGAACTGATGGAGATGGATGGAATCGGCGGTATTATGGCGGAGGCTTATGTCAAGTTCTTTGCAGATGAGAAGAAACAGAAAATCATTCAAGATATATTGAAGGAAATTACTTTTGAGGACGTCCCTCTCCATGCGGAGGAAGAACAAGTTTTGAGCGGTATGGTTTTTGTCATTACGGGGACCTTGAACCATTTTGAGAATCGGGATGCATTGAAAGCGTGGATTGAAAGCAAGGGCGGAAAAGTGACCGGATCGGTTACTTCCAAAACAAGTTATTTGATCAATAATGATGCTTTGTCCGGTTCGTCTAAAAATAAAAAGGCGAAAGAGCTGGGAATTGAAATAATAACCGAAGAAGAATTTATGGAAAAATACGAGGTGAAAGGAAATGCTTAA
- a CDS encoding ATP-dependent helicase — MDYLKGLNDKQREAALHKDGPLLILAGAGSGKTSTMTRRIAYLIKEEGVSPYSIFAVTFTNKAAKEMRDRVESLIGEGLNMWILTFHSACLRILRRHAELLGYMNGFVVYDPTDQKTVIKSCIKAANIDDKKYTPAYVLSVISDNKEKAVTPQEFMRLNEGDFKGKILAQLYSEYCKTLKKNNAMDFDDLIVNTVRLFEENEEVLAHYQNRFKYIMVDEYQDTNYMQYRFIKLLAEAHNNICVVGDDDQCIYQWRGADITNILDFEKDFKNTKVIKLEQNYRSYGNILAAAHSVVERNMQRKHKKLWTDKEPGEKVTYYRADDEKDEARYIAQEIDRLKTGERQYKDFAILYRTNAQSRNFEEALSSREIPYRVLGGLRYYDRKEIKDIMSYMRLVQNPSDDVSFVRIINEPKRGIGEKTVEKLRTLAEVRGENLFETLKDEEVVMGLPSKAVDSVRRMVDTILKYSEEKDNLRVSDIYDGLLVNTGYLKALEDAKTVEAEGRIENIMEFKSVIYDYEKEDPQLSLSDFMEKIALVAEVDNHDENENAVVLMTMHSAKGLEFPVVFLPGMEDGLFPGWRALEKPTGLEEERRLCYVGMTRAKERLFMTSAQMRTLYGKTEYTRESQFMREIDKKLLAGDGVYEKKPSGFGGGAGSSFGNSWGGGSGFGGTAAQKAPASRIGSSWGGSMSAGGNDGFAKTNPAMPFDPLAAAKRDSKQSAADKNQDFQPGDRVNHAKFGEGMVISADGKTISVMFDSAGLKKLAKDIAPIKKI; from the coding sequence ATGGATTATTTAAAAGGATTGAACGATAAGCAGCGTGAAGCTGCCTTACATAAAGACGGCCCTTTATTGATACTCGCCGGTGCGGGCAGCGGGAAGACCAGCACCATGACGCGAAGAATTGCCTATTTGATCAAGGAGGAAGGTGTATCTCCGTACAGCATATTTGCCGTAACCTTTACCAACAAAGCAGCGAAGGAAATGCGGGATCGGGTGGAAAGCCTGATTGGAGAAGGTCTGAACATGTGGATATTGACCTTCCATTCCGCCTGCCTTCGGATTCTGCGCAGACATGCGGAGCTTTTAGGATATATGAACGGTTTTGTCGTATATGATCCGACAGATCAAAAAACGGTCATTAAGAGCTGCATCAAAGCGGCCAACATCGATGATAAAAAATACACGCCGGCTTATGTCTTGAGCGTTATCAGTGATAATAAGGAAAAGGCGGTGACTCCGCAGGAATTTATGAGACTCAATGAAGGGGACTTTAAGGGAAAGATTCTGGCACAGCTTTACAGTGAATACTGCAAGACCTTAAAGAAAAATAATGCCATGGATTTTGATGATCTCATTGTGAATACCGTCCGATTGTTTGAAGAAAATGAAGAGGTCTTAGCCCATTATCAGAATCGGTTCAAATACATTATGGTGGATGAATATCAGGATACAAACTATATGCAGTATCGCTTCATTAAGCTTCTGGCAGAAGCACACAATAATATTTGTGTGGTCGGAGACGATGACCAGTGCATCTATCAATGGCGCGGAGCAGACATTACCAATATTTTGGACTTTGAGAAGGATTTTAAGAATACCAAGGTCATCAAGCTGGAGCAGAATTACCGCTCCTATGGAAATATACTGGCTGCGGCTCACAGTGTAGTGGAACGAAATATGCAAAGAAAGCATAAGAAGCTGTGGACGGATAAGGAACCGGGAGAAAAAGTGACTTATTACAGGGCAGATGATGAGAAGGATGAGGCCAGATATATCGCTCAGGAGATCGACCGGCTTAAAACAGGAGAGAGGCAGTATAAGGACTTTGCTATTTTATACAGAACCAACGCTCAGTCCCGAAACTTTGAAGAGGCTCTGTCTTCCCGGGAAATTCCCTACAGAGTTCTAGGCGGGCTTCGGTATTATGACCGAAAAGAAATCAAGGACATCATGTCCTATATGCGACTGGTGCAGAACCCTTCGGATGACGTATCCTTTGTGCGCATCATCAATGAACCGAAGAGGGGAATCGGAGAAAAAACCGTAGAAAAGCTGAGAACACTGGCGGAAGTACGCGGAGAAAACCTGTTTGAGACTCTTAAGGATGAGGAAGTGGTTATGGGACTGCCCTCAAAGGCTGTGGACAGCGTGCGCAGGATGGTGGATACAATTCTGAAATACAGTGAAGAAAAGGATAACTTGAGGGTATCGGATATCTATGACGGCCTTCTTGTGAACACCGGCTATTTAAAGGCACTGGAAGATGCAAAAACCGTAGAAGCGGAAGGGCGAATCGAAAATATTATGGAATTCAAATCCGTTATCTATGACTATGAAAAAGAAGATCCGCAATTATCTCTGTCGGACTTTATGGAAAAGATTGCGCTGGTCGCGGAGGTAGATAATCACGATGAAAATGAAAATGCAGTGGTTCTGATGACTATGCACAGTGCTAAGGGATTGGAATTTCCTGTTGTATTTCTGCCCGGCATGGAGGATGGTCTGTTCCCGGGGTGGAGAGCTTTGGAAAAGCCCACCGGGCTTGAAGAGGAGAGAAGGCTTTGCTATGTAGGCATGACCAGAGCAAAGGAGCGTTTGTTCATGACCAGTGCGCAGATGCGTACATTATATGGTAAGACAGAATATACCAGAGAATCTCAGTTTATGAGAGAAATTGATAAAAAGCTTCTGGCGGGAGACGGAGTGTATGAGAAGAAACCGTCTGGCTTTGGAGGCGGTGCCGGAAGCAGCTTCGGCAACAGCTGGGGCGGCGGATCCGGTTTCGGCGGTACGGCAGCGCAAAAAGCACCGGCTTCCAGAATAGGCAGCAGTTGGGGAGGCTCCATGTCAGCCGGAGGAAACGACGGGTTCGCCAAAACCAATCCCGCTATGCCCTTTGATCCGCTGGCAGCCGCTAAACGAGATTCAAAGCAGAGTGCGGCCGATAAAAACCAGGACTTCCAGCCGGGGGATCGTGTAAACCATGCAAAATTCGGAGAGGGTATGGTTATTTCCGCAGATGGAAAGACTATTAGTGTCATGTTCGATTCTGCGGGCCTTAAAAAGCTTGCCAAGGACATTGCACCGATTAAAAAAATATAG
- a CDS encoding YitT family protein, with protein MKKYQQLISTSLIIVGANLILAFSVACFIRPHGIIMGGATGLSLTLEHYLGLNLSVALTCLNIALFFLGFFFLGKKFALTTILSTFLYPLFISIFLSFKALSALTDDILLSTILGGILLGVGMGLILRMGASTGGMDIPPLILNKKFHIPVALSLYTFDTCILLTQTGFSSTEQILYGILFTILTSFIVNKVILSGTQRSQLFIISKEYSKIRDTLLYDLNLGVSLISMETAMTQTPQMAVLCVTTSRKVYSVNAIVQKIDPYAFITISSINEVKGRGFSLDREHVH; from the coding sequence ATGAAAAAATATCAACAGCTTATTTCAACTTCTTTAATTATTGTAGGTGCAAACCTTATTCTGGCTTTTTCAGTGGCTTGCTTTATCCGTCCCCACGGAATCATCATGGGCGGAGCAACAGGTTTATCCCTTACTCTGGAACATTATCTGGGACTCAACCTTTCCGTTGCTTTGACCTGTTTAAACATAGCCCTGTTCTTTTTAGGATTCTTTTTTCTGGGTAAAAAATTTGCACTGACCACCATACTGAGTACCTTTCTTTACCCGCTATTTATCAGTATCTTTTTATCGTTTAAAGCCCTGTCCGCCCTTACGGACGATATATTACTTTCTACCATCCTGGGCGGAATCCTTTTAGGTGTCGGAATGGGATTGATCCTGAGAATGGGCGCCTCAACAGGGGGCATGGACATCCCTCCGCTTATTTTAAATAAGAAATTTCATATCCCGGTCGCTCTGTCTTTATATACCTTTGATACCTGTATCCTGCTGACCCAGACGGGCTTTTCCAGCACAGAGCAGATTCTATATGGAATCCTGTTCACGATTCTCACCAGCTTTATTGTCAATAAGGTGATCCTCTCCGGCACACAGCGCTCTCAATTATTTATTATTTCAAAGGAATACAGCAAAATCCGAGATACCCTTCTTTACGATTTAAATTTAGGCGTTTCCTTGATTTCTATGGAAACCGCCATGACACAGACTCCCCAAATGGCCGTCTTATGTGTTACCACCAGCAGAAAAGTATATAGTGTGAACGCCATCGTTCAAAAAATTGATCCCTACGCATTCATTACCATCAGCAGTATTAATGAAGTAAAAGGGCGGGGATTCAGCCTTGACCGAGAACATGTCCATTAA
- a CDS encoding pseudouridine-5'-phosphate glycosidase, producing the protein MKNLNKYLDVAREVEKALEAGKPVVALESTIISHGMPYPQNVETALQVEKIIRDHGAVPATIAIIKGRLKVGISPEEIDYLGKKGLDVIKASRRDVPVLVAAKEDGATTVATTMILAAMAGVKVFATGGIGGVHRGAEVTMDISADLEELGMTPVMVVCAGAKSILDLGLTLEYLETKGVPVIGYQTKMLPAFYTRDSAFKVDYRMDTPKEIADAWVAKLELDLKGGMLVTNPIPEEYAMDSAYINKCIEEAVEEAKEKGIKGKETTPFLLAKIKDITGGESLDANIQLVFNNAKLAAQIACEMCK; encoded by the coding sequence ATGAAGAACTTAAATAAATATCTGGACGTTGCGCGGGAAGTAGAAAAGGCACTGGAAGCAGGTAAGCCTGTTGTGGCTCTGGAATCGACCATCATTTCTCATGGAATGCCGTATCCGCAGAATGTGGAAACAGCACTTCAAGTAGAAAAGATTATCCGTGACCACGGTGCAGTTCCGGCTACCATCGCCATTATAAAGGGCAGACTCAAAGTAGGAATTTCTCCCGAAGAAATAGATTATCTGGGCAAGAAGGGTCTGGACGTAATCAAGGCCAGCAGAAGAGATGTTCCGGTTCTGGTAGCCGCTAAGGAGGATGGTGCGACTACAGTTGCAACGACTATGATTTTGGCTGCTATGGCAGGAGTGAAGGTGTTTGCCACAGGAGGAATCGGAGGCGTTCACCGGGGGGCTGAGGTTACCATGGATATTTCAGCCGACCTTGAAGAATTGGGTATGACTCCGGTCATGGTCGTATGCGCAGGTGCCAAGTCTATTTTGGATTTAGGCCTTACCCTTGAGTATCTGGAGACAAAGGGCGTGCCTGTTATCGGCTATCAGACGAAAATGCTTCCGGCATTTTATACCAGAGACAGTGCGTTCAAGGTGGATTACCGTATGGATACACCAAAGGAGATCGCAGATGCCTGGGTGGCAAAGCTGGAGCTTGATTTGAAGGGTGGAATGCTGGTAACCAATCCTATTCCGGAGGAATACGCCATGGATTCTGCTTATATTAACAAGTGCATAGAAGAAGCCGTGGAAGAGGCAAAGGAAAAGGGCATAAAAGGAAAAGAAACCACCCCATTCTTACTGGCTAAGATCAAGGACATTACGGGCGGGGAAAGCCTCGACGCCAACATACAGCTGGTATTTAACAACGCAAAGCTTGCGGCACAGATCGCATGTGAAATGTGTAAATAA
- the yfcE gene encoding phosphodiesterase, producing MKIMIASDIHGSSYYCEKMIEAYKEENAEKLLLLGDLLYHGPRNDLPRDYEPKKVIKMLNKMSKDILCVRGNCEAEVDQMVLNFPVLADYCILYVGSRMMFATHGHQFNPENLPPLHKGDILLNGHTHVPKCVGYGEAGRIDYIYMNPGSVSIPKENSPESYIIVENNTFTWKDFKGNAYMEYNIKCCC from the coding sequence ATGAAAATAATGATCGCATCAGACATACATGGCTCATCTTATTATTGTGAGAAGATGATAGAAGCTTATAAGGAAGAAAATGCAGAGAAGCTGTTACTTCTTGGAGATCTTCTTTATCATGGCCCCCGAAATGATTTACCCAGAGACTATGAGCCTAAAAAGGTGATTAAAATGCTTAATAAAATGAGCAAGGATATTTTATGTGTCAGGGGAAACTGTGAGGCAGAAGTAGATCAGATGGTTCTGAATTTTCCGGTATTGGCGGATTACTGCATTTTATATGTGGGTTCCCGGATGATGTTCGCCACCCACGGGCACCAATTTAATCCTGAAAATCTGCCGCCGCTCCATAAGGGGGACATTCTTTTAAATGGGCATACCCATGTACCGAAATGTGTGGGATATGGGGAAGCGGGACGGATTGATTATATCTACATGAATCCGGGTTCTGTTTCCATACCCAAGGAGAATAGCCCTGAGAGCTACATTATAGTGGAAAACAATACCTTTACATGGAAGGATTTTAAGGGAAATGCTTACATGGAATATAATATAAAATGCTGCTGTTAA
- the tuf gene encoding elongation factor Tu, translating to MAKQKFERTKPHVNIGTIGHVDHGKTTLTAAITKTLNQRYGLGQKVDFDMIDKAPEERERGITISTAHVEYETPNRHYAHVDCPGHADYVKNMITGAAQMDGAILVVAATDGPMPQTREHILLSRQVGVPYIIVFLNKCDMVDDEELLDLVEMEVRELLDEYEFPGDDTPIIRGSALGALEDPAGPWGDKIIELFEAVDTYIPEPERDNSKPFIMPVEDVFSITGRGTVATGRVERGTLKVGDEVEIIGMTEERRKVVVTGIEMFRKLLDQAETGDNIGALLRGVQRNEIERGQVLCAPGTIHPHTKFTSQVYVLKKEEGGRHTPFFNGYRPQFYFRTTDVTGDLQLPEGTEMCMPGDNIQMTITLITPIAIEEGLRFAIREGGRTVGSGVVASIIE from the coding sequence ATGGCAAAGCAGAAATTTGAGAGAACAAAGCCACACGTAAATATCGGAACAATCGGTCACGTAGACCACGGTAAGACGACACTTACAGCAGCAATAACCAAGACATTGAACCAGAGATATGGATTAGGTCAGAAGGTCGACTTTGACATGATCGATAAGGCACCGGAAGAAAGAGAAAGAGGAATCACGATTTCAACAGCGCACGTTGAATATGAGACACCGAACAGACACTACGCGCACGTAGACTGTCCGGGCCATGCTGACTATGTAAAGAACATGATCACAGGAGCAGCTCAGATGGACGGAGCGATTCTGGTAGTAGCAGCAACAGACGGACCAATGCCGCAGACAAGAGAACACATCCTGTTATCCAGACAGGTAGGCGTACCATATATCATCGTATTCTTAAACAAATGCGACATGGTAGATGACGAAGAATTATTAGACTTAGTAGAAATGGAAGTAAGAGAACTTCTTGACGAATATGAATTTCCGGGAGATGACACACCGATCATCAGAGGATCCGCATTAGGAGCCTTAGAAGATCCGGCAGGTCCATGGGGAGATAAGATCATCGAACTGTTCGAAGCAGTAGATACGTATATCCCAGAACCGGAAAGAGATAACAGCAAGCCGTTCATCATGCCGGTAGAGGACGTATTCTCCATCACAGGCCGAGGAACAGTAGCAACAGGAAGAGTAGAAAGAGGAACGTTAAAGGTAGGAGATGAAGTAGAAATCATCGGAATGACCGAAGAGAGAAGAAAAGTAGTGGTAACGGGAATCGAAATGTTCAGAAAGCTGTTAGATCAGGCAGAGACCGGAGATAACATCGGAGCATTGTTAAGAGGCGTACAGAGAAATGAAATCGAAAGAGGACAGGTACTGTGTGCACCGGGAACGATTCATCCGCATACAAAGTTCACGTCACAGGTATACGTATTAAAGAAGGAAGAAGGCGGAAGACATACGCCATTCTTTAACGGATACAGACCACAGTTCTATTTCAGAACAACAGACGTAACAGGAGATCTGCAGTTACCGGAAGGAACAGAGATGTGTATGCCGGGAGATAACATCCAGATGACGATCACATTGATCACACCGATCGCAATCGAAGAAGGCTTACGATTTGCCATCAGAGAAGGCGGAAGAACAGTAGGTTCTGGCGTAGTTGCTTCTATTATCGAATAA
- the fusA gene encoding elongation factor G encodes MPRAFSLENTRNIGIMAHIDAGKTTTTERILFYTGRTHKIGETHEGAATMDWMEQEQERGITITSAATTAQWKGHRINIIDTPGHVDFTVEVERSLRVLDGAVTVLCAKGGVEPQSETVWRQADKYGVPRMIFVNKMDILGANFYRVVGMVKDRLKANAVPIQLPIGVEDSFIGIIDLVEMKAEIYKDDLGKEFDITDIPENMMDTATEWREKMIEAVAECDEDLTMKFLEGEELTKKEIKDTIRKATISGEMVPVTCGSAYRNKGVQMMLDAVVDYMPSPLDIPPIKGTIPGTEEEDERPADDNAPFAALAFKIMADPFVGKLAFFRVYSGTVTSGSYVYNSTKGKKERIGRILQMHANKRQEIDQVYSGDIAAAVGFKDTTTGDTICDEKHEIILESMEFPDPVIEIAIEPKTKAGQEKMGIALAKLAEEDPTFKTYTNAETGQTIIAGMGELHLEIIVDRLLREFKVEANVGKPQVSYKETITQLADVDHKYAKQSGGRGQYGHVKIRIYPREPGEGFEFKNAIVGGAIPKEYIPKIEEGVKEAMQTGPIAGYNVVDVGVELYDGSYHEVDSSEMAFKIAASMAFREACKKAKPVLLEPIFKVEVTVPEEYMGDVIGDISSRRGRIEGSDMNAGAVAVRGFVPLSEMFGYATDLRSKTQGRGVYVMQMDHFEKLPDSLIEKINK; translated from the coding sequence ATGCCTAGAGCTTTTTCGTTAGAAAATACAAGAAATATTGGTATTATGGCGCATATTGACGCTGGTAAGACCACTACAACAGAAAGAATTTTGTTCTATACAGGAAGAACGCATAAGATTGGGGAAACTCATGAAGGCGCGGCAACAATGGACTGGATGGAACAGGAACAGGAACGTGGTATCACAATAACCTCTGCTGCTACTACAGCACAATGGAAGGGTCATAGAATTAACATAATCGACACACCGGGACATGTGGACTTTACAGTTGAAGTAGAGAGATCTCTAAGAGTTCTCGACGGAGCTGTAACAGTACTTTGCGCTAAGGGCGGGGTAGAACCACAGTCTGAAACGGTTTGGAGACAGGCTGATAAGTATGGAGTTCCTAGAATGATCTTTGTCAATAAGATGGACATTTTAGGAGCAAACTTCTACAGAGTTGTCGGCATGGTTAAAGATAGATTGAAGGCGAACGCAGTTCCTATTCAGTTGCCTATCGGTGTTGAAGATAGTTTCATTGGAATTATCGACTTAGTAGAAATGAAAGCAGAGATATATAAGGATGATTTAGGTAAGGAATTCGATATTACAGATATTCCGGAAAATATGATGGATACAGCAACGGAGTGGAGAGAAAAGATGATCGAAGCTGTTGCTGAATGTGATGAAGATCTTACTATGAAATTCTTAGAGGGTGAAGAACTGACCAAGAAAGAAATCAAGGATACCATCAGAAAAGCAACGATTTCTGGTGAGATGGTTCCTGTAACTTGCGGTTCCGCATACCGAAACAAGGGGGTCCAGATGATGCTGGATGCCGTTGTGGACTATATGCCGTCACCTCTTGATATTCCACCTATTAAAGGAACCATTCCTGGAACGGAGGAAGAAGATGAAAGACCGGCTGATGACAATGCGCCATTTGCAGCGTTAGCATTTAAGATCATGGCAGACCCGTTTGTCGGCAAGCTTGCATTTTTCAGAGTATATTCAGGTACGGTCACATCCGGATCTTATGTATATAACTCCACAAAGGGCAAAAAGGAAAGAATCGGAAGAATTCTTCAGATGCACGCAAATAAGCGACAGGAAATCGATCAGGTTTACTCCGGAGATATTGCGGCAGCAGTAGGCTTCAAGGATACGACAACAGGAGATACGATTTGTGATGAAAAGCACGAAATCATTCTGGAATCCATGGAATTCCCGGATCCTGTTATCGAAATTGCCATTGAGCCTAAAACAAAGGCAGGACAGGAAAAGATGGGTATCGCTTTAGCAAAGCTTGCTGAAGAAGATCCTACCTTTAAGACTTATACAAATGCAGAAACGGGTCAGACCATTATCGCCGGTATGGGTGAGCTTCATCTTGAAATCATTGTAGACAGACTTTTGAGAGAATTTAAGGTAGAAGCTAACGTTGGTAAGCCTCAGGTTTCCTACAAAGAGACTATTACACAGCTTGCTGATGTGGATCACAAGTATGCGAAGCAGTCTGGTGGTCGTGGTCAGTACGGTCATGTTAAGATCAGAATTTATCCGAGAGAACCGGGTGAAGGCTTCGAATTCAAGAACGCAATCGTCGGTGGTGCCATTCCGAAGGAATACATCCCTAAGATTGAAGAAGGTGTTAAAGAAGCTATGCAGACCGGTCCTATTGCAGGATACAACGTTGTTGACGTTGGTGTTGAGCTTTATGACGGTTCATACCATGAAGTGGACTCTTCTGAAATGGCATTTAAGATTGCAGCTTCCATGGCATTTAGAGAAGCTTGCAAAAAAGCTAAACCAGTACTTCTTGAACCAATCTTTAAGGTTGAGGTTACTGTTCCTGAGGAATACATGGGAGATGTAATCGGTGATATCAGTTCAAGAAGAGGCAGAATCGAAGGTTCTGATATGAACGCCGGTGCAGTTGCAGTAAGAGGTTTTGTTCCTCTGTCAGAAATGTTTGGTTATGCAACAGACCTTCGTTCAAAAACTCAGGGTCGAGGTGTATATGTTATGCAGATGGACCACTTCGAAAAATTGCCGGACAGCTTAATTGAAAAGATTAACAAATAA
- the rpsG gene encoding 30S ribosomal protein S7, whose protein sequence is MPRKGNTPKREVLPDPVYGNLVVAKLINSIMLDGKKGVAQTIVYKAFDMIKQQTGEEPIEVFEKAMNNIMPVVEVKARRVGGANYQVPVEVRAERRQTLGLRWLTKYTRARGEKTMCERLAKELMDAANNTGGSVKKKEDTHKMAEANKAFAHYRW, encoded by the coding sequence GTGCCAAGAAAAGGTAATACACCAAAGAGAGAAGTACTTCCGGATCCGGTTTACGGAAACTTAGTTGTTGCGAAATTGATCAACAGCATTATGTTAGACGGTAAGAAGGGTGTTGCTCAGACAATCGTTTACAAAGCGTTCGATATGATCAAGCAGCAGACCGGCGAAGAACCGATTGAAGTATTCGAGAAGGCTATGAATAATATTATGCCAGTTGTAGAAGTTAAAGCGAGAAGAGTTGGCGGTGCCAACTACCAGGTTCCGGTCGAAGTCAGAGCCGAAAGACGTCAGACGCTGGGCTTAAGATGGCTTACAAAGTACACAAGAGCCAGAGGCGAAAAGACCATGTGTGAAAGACTGGCGAAGGAACTGATGGATGCAGCTAACAATACTGGCGGTTCAGTAAAGAAGAAGGAAGATACACATAAGATGGCAGAAGCTAATAAGGCTTTCGCACATTACAGATGGTAA
- the rpsL gene encoding 30S ribosomal protein S12 — MPTINQLVREGRKSAVKKSNSPALLKGLNSIKRVPTDIAAPQKRGVCTSVKTVTPKKPNSALRKVARVRLTNGIEVTAYIPGIGHNLQEHSVVLIRGGRVKDLPGVRYHIVRGTLDTAGVNNRLQARSKYGAKRPKAAKK; from the coding sequence ATGCCTACTATTAACCAATTAGTACGTGAAGGCAGAAAATCTGCAGTTAAGAAGTCCAATTCACCAGCATTGTTAAAAGGTTTAAACTCCATTAAGAGAGTTCCTACAGATATTGCTGCTCCTCAGAAGAGAGGCGTTTGTACTTCCGTAAAGACTGTAACACCTAAAAAGCCTAACTCAGCGCTTAGAAAGGTTGCCAGAGTACGTTTGACAAATGGTATCGAAGTAACAGCTTACATTCCTGGTATAGGTCATAATCTTCAGGAACACAGTGTGGTACTGATCAGAGGCGGAAGAGTAAAAGACCTTCCGGGTGTAAGATATCATATCGTTAGAGGAACTCTTGACACTGCCGGTGTGAACAACAGATTACAGGCTCGTTCAAAGTACGGTGCAAAGAGACCAAAAGCTGCAAAAAAATAA